TAAAGACCCGCACCTGACCGAGAATGCGAAAGCGATCGCGGATGACGGTGGCAATATTCTCCAGAATTTCCGAAAGATTGCCCCCCGTCTCTCGTTGAATCAGGATGGCCGTGACGCACAGGCGCAGGTCGAGCAGAGGCACGCGCTCGATCAGATGTTCCAGCGCGACCTTCAGGCTCATTCCCAGATTGTGCTCTTCGTAGGTGCGGCGGAATTCCTTGGCGATGGGATCGGGCATCTCACTGGCCACCGTGTTCATGGCGCTGGAGAAGGCGTGGCCCGCGCGAAGCGCCCGCGTCATCAAGTCCAAGGCGTCGGGCAACTGCTCCAAAAACTGTGCCAGCCGC
This sequence is a window from Blastocatellia bacterium. Protein-coding genes within it:
- a CDS encoding type II secretion system F family protein yields the protein RLAQFLEQLPDALDLMTRALRAGHAFSSAMNTVASEMPDPIAKEFRRTYEEHNLGMSLKVALEHLIERVPLLDLRLCVTAILIQRETGGNLSEILENIATVIRDRFRILGQVRVFTAQGRLTGWVIGLIPFGLAFYIYLVNPEYLEPLFTTQPGKYMLGTALTMELLGVLMIRKIVRIDI